CCTCTTAGTAGTAGATGAGGCAATTGATGAagtaaaaagaaggaagaaaaaatgtCTTCTTTTCAaggttgattttgaaaatacatATGACTTGATCTCTTATGGTATGTTTGGTtgtgaaaagataaaataagaaaataaaagaaaataggtgagaagagaatagaagaaaaatagagtataaCTATAGTTGAAAATAAAGTGATTTGGCTGAGTGGGGAGCTATCCTTCTGCTTTGCTGAATGGCTTTCCAGTCTTGAATAAATTGAACTGATTGTTGAAGGCAAACAACAATGGGCTTTTGAACATCATCCCAAACTTAGTCATTTCTATATTTCCACATTTACCACAAAATTGAGTTGAAGTCATCGGTTTGGACTTGTGTTAATTGTTGAAGAGCAATAAATAGAAAGCTCTTGGTGTCATGTACCAAATTAATAAGCAATCTCATTCACCTTCTGGAGTAGTGAAAACTCAAGCCAAAATTTTTGTACCTGTGAGCAGCTTACAAATAAATGCCAATCATTTTCATTGAGATCTTCACAAAAAGGGCATAAAATAAGATATTGCACTCATTTAGTAGCAAGTTTCTCTCAAGTGGGGAGACATCCACGAGCAATCCTCCATGCATCTAATGCCATCTTTGACTAAAGCCGAAAGTGTGGATATTACGCCATGTATAGCTTGGATTATATCCCATAGAGGAACCCAATAAATCACAATTAGGATAATATTCTGCCTTGAACACTTGTGAAACTATAGTATCCTAGCCAGAAGCTAACTTCCAATCTTGCTAGAAGTCCTAgcatgaccaaattaaaaacataaagatGTATAAAACCCATACCTCCattatcctttctgatggttaGGCGATCTCAGTTAAGCCAACTTATACCTTTTTCTAGAACTTTTGTTGTGATCCCACCAAAATGAATTCATTATCTTTTGAATCTCATGTGCAAGGttgagggaagaagaaagacacTCATATAGTAAGAGGGAATAACCTGAGCCATTGATTTGATGAGGACTTCTCTACCGACCTTATATAAGTGTTTTCCTGACCAATGTTgaattttctttcatattttgtCTGTTAAGtagccaaaaaaatatttcttcttcCTCCCCAACATGGACGACATTCCAAGATATTTTCCATTGCCAAGACATTCTAAAATTCCCAATGCTCCTGAAATATGATTCTTGAGAGGTGCCCGAGTGTTCCTGTTGAAAAATGTTTCTGATTTTTGCAAGCCTATAGATAGGCCAGATGAGGTCTAAAAAGCATCAAGAATACTTTTCAAAAGATCAACTTCTTTTTATGATGCCTTGCAAAATAAAAAGTAGTcgtcaataaaaaataagtatgtaAGAAGAGGGATTTCTCTACACACTTTGATAATGTGAAGCTCTCGATCCCTTTgcctcaaaattttctaatagtgatatTAGTCTCTCCatacatataataaaaatataaagataggGGAATAATGGATCCCTTATCTAAGTCTTCTTCTTGGAATATTTGGTTTAACTTTCTTATTATTTACTAGAACATGAAACTCCATTGATCACATACTCATCATCATCCAATCAACCCATCTACTATCAAAACCCATTTCGTGAAGAATAACTTATAAATATGTCCAATCAATCTTATCAAAAGCTTTATTAAAATCAACCTTTAGAGAAAATTCACCCTCCTCACCTCTCACTTAACTTTTCACGTGGTGGATGGTCTCAATGGAAACAAGTACATTATCCATGATAGAGGGttcttcaacaaacattggttGTTCTTTTGAAATACGACTTGGAAGAACAATTTTCAACCTGTTGGCAAGCACATTGGATACAATTTTATATGGCACGATGCATACAGAAATAGGCCTTAAATCTACGCATAGAATGAGAGTTCTCAATTTTGGAAATCAAGGCTATGTTGGTGTTATTTAAACTTTGAGGAAAAAATCTTGAGTCAACCAAGTCACATTATGGTGAAAAATATCATCACTGattaaatctaaaatcttatttaaaaagcTGAATTAAAATCATCTGGCCGGAGGATTTATCTGAGTGCATTTCAAAAACTCCCATTCTAgaatatatgattttgtttttttagttgtatttttatatttttacatataatatGTGTTTATCTTTCTATCGATATTATTAGGAAATATTAGGAAGTTATACTCATAAAATTTGGCTTGCGCAACAGGTGGACGTAAACTCCCATTCTATaatagatgttttttttttgttgtattttaatattttttacatacagTCTACGTGTTTTTCTTTCTATCATTATTAGGAAACGTATATTTAAAGTGAAAAAGGACAATTCCGTTACaagatcttttaatttttctacaagtacagaaagatcttttaatttattaggaaaCATAAGTGGattagtttttcaaaaactatctataataagtaattaatttataagataATGGAAtggaattattaaataaatataatacatcaaaatttaatattaaaagtaagaaaaagcTTGAACATTGGAATTGTCACATGTTACTCGGAGTTTTTAAGTTTAGGaactcttttcattttttgtcaaaaaaataactCTTTTCATTCTATTTGGTGTTAGATATAATAGCCAGGTTGAGAATCGAACCAAATCcatcataaaattgaaaattaattcaaaaaatcgtaaaccacaaaaaaaactaaagacatcaatttgatttgattttttatttttcttaaactgTATACTTTGGTTTGGTTTCTGGATTGACACACGAAAACCgaaccaaatcaaatcaaaccacACCCCTTAATTTAATACACTTactcatattaattatatacatatacaacaatgtgatattatatttattctaaatttaaGATTAAAACACTTAACATCCAatctttcactctctcttctcTTGTGAAATCCtaaactaaaaatctaaaatctctCTCTCCATGTTTGTGGCTATGACTTTTTCCGACGACAacgcttattattattatttttttaagtttaatagttgaaacttgaaagtaagTATTACATActctttttacttttaagtttAATGATTGAAATTGATCATTTATACCGttgattattaaattaattattattcaagttttgtctaattataacaatttttttgaacattttttaatatttaccaATAGAAATTTCAAGTTACAAaaactaaatcaaataaaattgtaaaagatTAGTTTGATTTAGttcaaatttcataaataatgtaaatcaaaccaaatcaaatcataccatacttaattttcttgtacatattattttctactcctaatttttaatattgttttaaaattatttttatataatattttaagaaccaaaaatccaattaaatacacctaaacactaatttatttttgaaaaaaattatattttctaactttatatttttttctaaaaaaacttaatattatttgaaataattttccaTCATTATTTTCCTCTCAAATAAACAAATAGAGTATCTAAAGTTTAAGTATGTTTGGAAATGATTTTTTAACCACTGTAATTATGGTTTTGACTTTTTTGTAGGACGCGAGGTATTTCTAACCCTTTATTTGGTTGATTTACTGTGATAAAAAATTGcgtggaaaattttaaaaaattaatgtggaTTCCGCATCTCCACACATTATTTAAGTCAAATAATTTTTGACAATTTTATTTCGTCCcttaaaaacaatattaataataaatgtgatatcccttttaaaaaaagaataaacaacTATTTTAGTCAGTAAAAAGAATAATTgctgaaatttgattttaattcataataggTGCTTGAGGTTTAATTCATGACATGTACATTTTAATgtcattataatatttatattttataacttattatcagtattattttcaataaaattgggCATAAAAAACTACTAATATATTAGTAACTaacaaaatccaatttcatcctaaaaaaaaaatccaaaatccaATTTTAGAAACTATTATTATAAGAAAACTTGACAATTTTAGGACCAAAACTAAAATAGTACTAGTAGCCtagtgaagaaaagaaaaatagcatGTGATAGCGGAGATAGAAGACGAAGCACATGAAGGAGACACGTAGATGGAACACATTAACACAGCGAGACAGACATCTCTTCCAGAAGCATAAATGGCATTGCGTCATTTACGAATCTTCCCTCACACACTTCCTCTAACTCTCACTCCCAAACCCAAACTCAATAACAGTAACCGTTTTTCGTTCTTCACTtcctcactctctctctcttccaccACACTCATGGCCACTGCTCACAAGGTCCTCGTTCCCATCGCCGACGGCACCGAGCCCATGGAGGCCGTCATCATCATCGACGTCCTCCGCCGCTCCGGCGCCGACGTCACCGTCGCTTCCTCCTCCGCCAACCTCGCCGTCCAAGCTCTCCACGGCGTCAAGATCATCGCCGACGCCTCCGTCTCCGACGTCGCCGCCACCGCCTTTGACCTCGTCGCTCTCCCCGTACCTCGCAATCtctcctctattttaaaattatttcgaGAGATTGCGTTTATCTGTTAATCACCAAATTACAGACGTTTTCGATTAATTGACTGGTCATTAGTTGTAAATCATTATCGGAACATCACGAATTGATTCATTCAGtggttaatttttgttaatcaGTCCATGGAAGTGCATTTTTAACCATCTTTGGGTTCACGAAGAGTgtcatttttataagaaaagtaCATAATGCTTGTACTGGGGCACtggcatttttgtaaacatttttttttcaccttcGTTGAATCACAAACTGCAGTGAAAGATAATGATTTCTGATTGGTTGACACTGTGGAACTATTTTTAGAAAGTCAGAGACTAAACAGTGAACACTGACATTTACTTCTTGTTATTTTGTGTAGGGAGGTTTACAGGGTGATGAGAATCTGAGAGACTGTAAAGTTCTTGAAGGGTTGGTGAAGAAGCATGTTGAGGACGGACGGCTTTATGCGGCGGTGTGTGCTGCTCCTGCGGTAGTGCTTGGGCCTTGGGGTTTGCTGAATGGGAAAAAGGTAAAGTTTGCTTTGCAATCCACTTTGTGATGTTGTGTTGCTAATGGTGATGGTTTTGGtgactgtgtgtgtgtgtgtggttgttgGACAGGCGACTTGTTATCCTGCATTGATGGAGAAATTGGCCGCTTACGTAGCCGCTACTTCTGAGTCTAGGGTGCAGGTGGATGGCACAGTTGTGACCAGTCGTGCGCCGGGAACTACCATGGAGTTTGCCATTGCTCTGATTGAGCAGTTAATTGGGAAAGAGAAAGCGTATGAAGTTGCAGGTCCATTGGTGAGGACTTCATTTACTGCCATGATAACTCTAGTTGTTTTTGAAAAGCAGAGAAATGTAGCATACACCGGCATGTTGCATATCACGTGCTGGTGGGAGGGACTAGTCCAAACTATACAATCATATGTGGATGATCAGATTAGATTGAACTCATTGAAGTGAAATTGATCTTCATCATCCATGTGAAATTAAATGGTCAAGATTAGTTCATCTCTCTTCTCACACTATAAATGTGGTGCTTACTTATAACTGATAATATGCTTAATCTGTCTGTCAGTATTCGGGAATAATCTGGGAATTAATATGGTTGGTAATTGGTAATTTGGTTTTTGTGGGTGTTTTCTGCCTTTCTGGATTATTTTAATGAACTTCTTTATGACAAACCCTCACTGTCACTGACATGTTCTGTGATATCTGGAAATAGAAATGGGTATGTGTTAGGCTTTTGGAATTGGGATGTATGAGTGAACTGGTGCACATGGGTGCATTCAGCTTTCTACTGCTGAAATTTTGACATACAAGTTACAACAGTGACATTTActtattgttatttttgttttggtttatgATATCAGATCCTTGCTATGATGTAAATTACTTTACCTTTTCTCATCAGTTTCTCGTGTAATTCAACGTTCAGGTCATGCGTTCCAATCATGATGATGAACATACTTTTAAGGAGTTCAACTCAGTGCAGTGGACATCTGACAATCCGCCCAAGGTGAGGTTTTGATAATTTTGCTGTAAAATTTCTGTTTATTGACAAGAATATCTCAGAAAGGAAGCATGACTATCGCTATTTTGAATTTCTTTGGTAGGAATTTGTCTACACCCTTCAAAGATAATTTGTCACTGGATTTGTAACTTTAACATGTATTGGTATTTTGCACTTGTCTTCTTTTCAGATTCTTGTACCAATTGCCAATGGTTCAGAGGAAATGGAAGCTGTTATTATCATTGATATTCTGCGAAGAGCAAAGGCAAAGGTTGTGGTTGCATCTGTTGAAGATAAACTAGAGATTGTGGCATCGCGCAAAGTTAAACTGGAGGCAGACATGCTCCTTGATGAAGCAACCAAACTTTCATATGACCTTATTGTGTTACCTGTAAGGTggcttcttattttcttcataGTAATGAATCAATACATGGTATTTAGTATGtgtatatatttcaattttctaCAGGGTGGACTTGGTGGTGCCCAAACTTTTGCAAACTCAGAAACCTTGGTGAGTTTGCTGAAAAAGCAAAGAGAATCAAACAAATATTACGGGGCAATTTGTGCATCCCCGGCTTTAGTTTTGGAGCCCCATGGCTTGCTGAAGGTATTTGTTTTCTGGGGCAATCTGTGATCCTTATAGAGCAAGATTTcagtaaaatgataataatatacATTCAGTTCTCTTAGTTGCACGTAACTTGATCTTAGCTCATTTAGTTTGTTTTTCTGTAATCAACTTGGCCACATGGTCTGCATTCTGCAATCAGCAAGATTTAGAAAAGCATGCATGACAAACTGTACAGTAGGGTTCAAGTTCATTATTTTTGAAGACGCTCTGATGATGCTAATTTCCCTGTGGAGTTTCCATTCTAATTATTTCTGGTGTTATAAAATGCTTGCTAGAcctaaatatttctttaaactTGATTTCCAATCCATGCTTCTCCAATGattatgactttattttgcaccaTGGTGTTAATTTGagacatgattttttattttcttcaatacAGGGCAAAAAGGCCACTGCCTTTCCTGTAATGTGCGACAAGTTATCAGATCAGAGTGAAGTAGAAAACAGGGTGGTGGTTGATGGCAATCTTATTACCAGCAGAGGCCCAGGAACTTCCATTGAGTTTGCGTTAGCGATTGTGGAGAAGCTGTTTGGACGCAAGTTAGCACTAGAACTTGCAAATGCAGTAGTGTTCGCACGCCCTTAGGCTTTTTGAACGCGAAGCTTTTTGTACCGATGCACTATAGCTATGTGTATGAATAATTGAGTGTATCTGAACCTTGAGTTGTAAAGATCACGAAGATAAGTGGTTGCCAATAACTTTGATATCTCATTGGTAGTTGCTTTCCATATGCCGTGGAATCTAAATTACTTAAATGAAAGGAGGGTGCTATGGTTATAATGCTGTGTAAGATAAGAtggtgttggtgttttttttattttttttatttttatatctactttttgtattataaattaagaTAAGGTGTTGTTGGTAGGAAGTGTACGAATGGTTATTCTCCAGTGCTGGACTTGGTTTAAGAAAAATTCTATTTCCATAACTTGCATATTCAATGGAAAAAAGAgggggaaaaaaaaatcagattctGCGCATGGATGTTACCCCCCGATaatcttcataaaaaaagatatactTGCCGTTTTTGTGACCTCtatattaattgaaattgaGGATAGCAAGTGTGGGTTTGTGACTTATGTTTGTGTCACTGGATTTTCTCCCACCCATGATGTGATATTCAATCCTGATGCCATTATTTGGCTCTGTTAATAATAGTCTACAATTACATTTTTGTAATGCATCGGTTACATTCCGGTTGTTGGTAACTGAACTCGTTTCTGCCAGGAGGAAAAGAAACTGAataatcctttttattttctatcattcTCGTTCCTAagtattcacaaaaaaaaaaaaaaatctccttcTTGAGTTAATGTATACACTATTTGTCTTTGCATACAAAGCACTATAAGTATTGCGTGCAAAGAGTTACACATGAAGGAGATCATAGCAGCATGGAAAATTCAGAAGAATCAGAAGAATATTGatagcctttttttttattggtacaaATAGTAATAGATTTTTGCCGCGTGTAAGTATGAAGTATGAACTATGCATTGtcattgatgaaaaaaaaaaatgaaactccgTGAAAGGACTGTAACGAGTACCTAAATCTGTTGTAAATCTGATCTATTTTCTGGTCCTGTAACATCTGAACCAAAGAATAATAAAGCTAAGCACTCTATACCCCACTATGAAGCTCAACATTACAGCC
The nucleotide sequence above comes from Glycine soja cultivar W05 chromosome 11, ASM419377v2, whole genome shotgun sequence. Encoded proteins:
- the LOC114376047 gene encoding protein DJ-1 homolog B-like, producing the protein MALRHLRIFPHTLPLTLTPKPKLNNSNRFSFFTSSLSLSSTTLMATAHKVLVPIADGTEPMEAVIIIDVLRRSGADVTVASSSANLAVQALHGVKIIADASVSDVAATAFDLVALPGGLQGDENLRDCKVLEGLVKKHVEDGRLYAAVCAAPAVVLGPWGLLNGKKATCYPALMEKLAAYVAATSESRVQVDGTVVTSRAPGTTMEFAIALIEQLIGKEKAYEVAGPLVMRSNHDDEHTFKEFNSVQWTSDNPPKILVPIANGSEEMEAVIIIDILRRAKAKVVVASVEDKLEIVASRKVKLEADMLLDEATKLSYDLIVLPGGLGGAQTFANSETLVSLLKKQRESNKYYGAICASPALVLEPHGLLKGKKATAFPVMCDKLSDQSEVENRVVVDGNLITSRGPGTSIEFALAIVEKLFGRKLALELANAVVFARP